In Elusimicrobiota bacterium, a single window of DNA contains:
- the rpsH gene encoding 30S ribosomal protein S8 → MVHDPISDFIVQIKNASSKFKEKVDIPSSNMKEEIAKILKEEGYISNYKRLDDKKQGILRIFLKYTPAKQPIIKDIKRISKPSKRVYKKADKLPKVLKGIGTAIISTSRGLMTDSKAREEHLGGEVVCYVW, encoded by the coding sequence ATGGTTCACGATCCGATTTCAGATTTCATAGTTCAGATAAAAAATGCGAGTTCTAAATTCAAAGAAAAAGTTGATATTCCATCGTCAAATATGAAGGAAGAAATTGCAAAAATCTTGAAAGAAGAAGGATATATCTCAAATTACAAACGGCTTGATGATAAGAAGCAGGGTATTTTGAGAATCTTCTTAAAATATACACCAGCCAAACAACCGATAATAAAAGATATAAAACGAATATCAAAACCATCTAAACGGGTTTATAAAAAAGCCGACAAACTGCCAAAAGTGTTAAAAGGAATAGGGACAGCAATCATCTCTACATCACGAGGGCTGATGACAGATTCTAAAGCACGTGAAGAACACTTAGGTGGCGAAGTTGTCTGCTATGTATGGTAA
- a CDS encoding type Z 30S ribosomal protein S14: MAKKCLIIKQREVPKYSTRRYNRCRICGRPRGYLRDFGLCRICFRNFAHKGVIPGVKKSSW, encoded by the coding sequence ATGGCAAAGAAATGTTTGATTATTAAGCAACGAGAAGTACCTAAGTATTCTACAAGAAGATATAATAGATGTCGTATATGTGGTCGGCCGCGTGGATATTTACGTGATTTCGGTTTATGTAGAATCTGTTTCAGGAATTTTGCACATAAAGGTGTAATACCCGGCGTCAAAAAATCAAGTTGGTAA
- the rplE gene encoding 50S ribosomal protein L5, translated as MARLKEAYKKIIVPDLLKKLNLQNIHQVPKLDKIVINIGVSDAKENPKAMDIASSELAAITGQKPLLRRAKKSISAFKLRKGMPIGLKVTLRGNRMYEFFDRLVNIAIPKIRDFRGLEVSKFDGRGNYNLGLTEQYIFPEVVLDKSDKVRGMNITIVTTAKKNEVAKELLSALGMPFRKTDGKMER; from the coding sequence ATGGCACGATTAAAAGAAGCGTATAAAAAAATTATTGTTCCGGATTTGCTGAAAAAATTAAATCTGCAAAATATCCATCAAGTGCCTAAACTTGACAAAATAGTTATCAATATAGGTGTATCTGATGCCAAAGAAAATCCAAAAGCGATGGATATTGCATCTTCGGAACTCGCAGCGATTACCGGTCAGAAACCATTATTACGTCGTGCCAAAAAATCTATATCAGCATTCAAGTTAAGAAAAGGAATGCCAATTGGCTTGAAAGTTACATTACGCGGGAACAGGATGTATGAGTTTTTTGACCGGCTGGTGAATATAGCGATACCTAAAATCAGGGACTTCAGAGGGCTTGAAGTTTCAAAATTTGATGGACGGGGAAATTACAATCTTGGTTTGACCGAGCAGTATATTTTTCCAGAAGTTGTGTTAGATAAATCCGATAAAGTGCGTGGGATGAATATCACGATAGTGACAACTGCAAAAAAAAACGAAGTAGCCAAAGAACTATTATCAGCACTGGGAATGCCTTTTAGAAAGACAGATGGAAAGATGGAGAGATAG
- the rplX gene encoding 50S ribosomal protein L24, with the protein MHIKKKDKVIVLAGKDKGKTGEVLKIFPDKNTAIVSKVNFIKRHTKPTQTDPGGIREKEAAIPVARLMLVCPKCAKPTRPKWEILSDGTKSRICRKCGEMIV; encoded by the coding sequence ATGCATATAAAAAAGAAAGACAAAGTTATTGTTTTAGCAGGTAAAGATAAAGGAAAAACAGGCGAAGTGCTTAAAATTTTTCCGGATAAGAATACCGCGATAGTCTCTAAAGTTAATTTTATAAAAAGGCATACCAAACCGACTCAAACAGACCCCGGTGGTATCCGAGAAAAAGAAGCTGCGATTCCTGTTGCCCGGCTGATGCTTGTCTGCCCGAAATGTGCTAAACCGACAAGACCGAAATGGGAGATACTTTCTGATGGTACAAAATCACGTATCTGTCGGAAATGCGGCGAGATGATTGTATAA
- the rplV gene encoding 50S ribosomal protein L22 — protein sequence MEAIAYSRFARYSSRKVGQILNLIRNKRVSDAYVMLNFVKKSSVPLVAKTLKSAVANAGRLKNPETVFVKKAFVTMGPPIKRMRAGAMGRGNPYKRKTCHLTIVVSE from the coding sequence ATGGAAGCGATAGCATATTCAAGATTTGCAAGATATTCATCCAGAAAAGTTGGTCAGATACTGAATCTTATCCGAAATAAGCGCGTTTCAGACGCATATGTTATGCTTAATTTTGTTAAAAAAAGTTCAGTTCCATTAGTAGCAAAGACATTGAAGTCGGCAGTTGCCAATGCAGGTCGGCTTAAAAACCCGGAAACAGTTTTTGTAAAAAAAGCATTTGTAACAATGGGACCGCCTATAAAAAGAATGAGAGCAGGTGCGATGGGTCGTGGGAATCCCTACAAGCGAAAAACCTGTCATCTGACAATTGTCGTTTCCGAATAA
- the rpsQ gene encoding 30S ribosomal protein S17, with translation MNKTKTGIVISDKMNRTRVVEVTRTTHFPLYGKVVKRTTRFYAHDEQNKTKTGDKVTIAPTRPLSKLKRWRIVKAG, from the coding sequence ATGAACAAAACAAAAACAGGTATTGTAATTTCAGACAAAATGAACAGAACTAGAGTGGTAGAGGTTACAAGAACTACCCATTTTCCACTTTATGGGAAGGTAGTTAAACGTACCACCAGATTTTATGCGCACGACGAGCAGAACAAAACAAAAACAGGCGATAAAGTCACAATAGCCCCAACAAGACCGCTATCAAAACTTAAGCGGTGGCGAATTGTAAAGGCAGGTTAA